A window of Tatumella citrea genomic DNA:
GAAACCGACGCAGAAAAACAGCTCGAACAACTGATGGAACTGTTCTACGGGCCGTGGGGCTTTGGCGGCGCCAGCGGGATTTACCGGTTATCTGATGTGCTGTGGCTGGATAATGTGCTAAAAACCCGTCAGGGCACGGCAGTGTCGCTGGGTGCATTGTTGCTCTATATTGCCGGTGAATTATCACTGCCGTTGTTACCGGTGATTTTTCCGACGCAACTGATTGTGCGCGCAGACTGGGTGGACGGTGAGATGTGGTTAATCAATCCATTCAACGGCGATACTCTGGATGAACATACTCTGGATGTCTGGGTCAAAGGCAGTATGGGGCCGACCTCCGCGTTGTATGACGAGGATCTCGATGAATCGGAAGTCTCTCTGGTGATCCGTAAAATGCTCGATACCCTGAAGGCCTCCCTGATGGATGAGCAGCAGCTTGAAC
This region includes:
- the sirB1 gene encoding invasion regulator SirB1; protein product: MSSATDFDFTDCSLCEAMIRVMQQIRTDFPSESVRQQLAQMVDEARVHLAQETDAEKQLEQLMELFYGPWGFGGASGIYRLSDVLWLDNVLKTRQGTAVSLGALLLYIAGELSLPLLPVIFPTQLIVRADWVDGEMWLINPFNGDTLDEHTLDVWVKGSMGPTSALYDEDLDESEVSLVIRKMLDTLKASLMDEQQLELALNVSGVLLQLDPEDPYEIRDRGLIYAQLECEHIALSDLNYFIEQCPEDPVSEMIKVQIHAIENKQITLH